The following nucleotide sequence is from Alteromonas sp. V450.
TCAACGCGCGTTTTAAAGGCAGAACTATTTAATGGGGCCAGCGCGACGTTCAATGTCTTCTTTTAGCGCTTTCCTCAAACCTAACTCAAAACTCAATTCAGCTAACACAAATAACGGCCCTATGGCTAATCCCATTATATCGTCGACGAAGGCGGGCTTTTTGCCCTCAAAATGATGACCGATAAATTGCAACACCCATCCACCAATGAAAATACCTAGCGAAACTGCTAACCATTCGCCCGTGCTAAGTTGTGCAATAGGATGTGCAAGATACACCATTGCTCCTGTAACAAGCGTCATCACAACGCCTAATTTCACGTCTAATTTGATATAAAATGCATTACCTACAATCCAAACGAACATTGCAGCGCTTACAGGCAAAGACCCAAATACAGGTGTGCTAATATAGAACGCAGGCTTGCTGGTTAAACAAAACACCGAAAAAACGATAAGTGGAATACCGATATAATGGGTGTAAATATTCTTCTGATCTCGATGATATTTTGCGTACTCACTTAAGTGTTGTTCTAAATTTTTCATACTACATTTACCGCAAGACTTGACTAATAGTCAGTGTACTCTCTTCACCGTCTTATAAACTGTCGTTTGGACGACAAAGTCTTTGGTATGGGTTTTCAATTCGGTTCGCTTGGATAATTGCCCACTCAGTAGGGTTGAACTTAGCTGCGAAAAGCGACTCCTAGGATTATTGATAAATAATAAGCGCTTTTTCATGACTGATAAAAAATACTCTTGGGCTATGGCAGGCTTGGTACTGCTTTCTTTGACAGCTTGCAGTTCTGGCTCTTCACTGCCCTCTAGTAATAATCAACATGTTTTAACAAGAGAAGTTCAAACACTGTCGAATAGTCGATGGCAGGTCGAAAGCCTCAATCAGGCGGGCATTATTGATTTTAGTCACGTCACATTTGACTTCAATTCAGATGATAATACCACCACAGTTAGCGGCAGTACTGGCTGTAATCATTATACAGGCGCACTCAAAATAAAAGAGGCGAATAAAACACTTAGTGAATATCGCGATGTACAATCTGTGTCAGTCGAAAAAGTTTCACTCACTAAAAAAATGTGCGCACCTGCGCTTATGAAGCAAGAACAGAGCTTCGTTGACGCATTAAATGCGACCCTTTCTTTTGCGGTAATAGACGACACATGGTTGGTACTGTATGACAGCGAAGAAAACGAAGTATTGAGAGCCGTTCTAACAATCCCATCAAGCTCACGCGCGGGTCTAAGCACACCCGAAAGCGGTGAAAAGGCAAACAAAGTGGAGACTCGAATCTTTGAAAAACAGGAAGTGGGCTACGCGAATGAGCAGAAGAACACAACCACGTACAGTTGCGAAACACCTAGCGCCAACACAACTGATTTACAGGTAATCAATGTAAGCTCGAATTTACTGACCTTGTCACTTAATAACACGCATCACATAGTGCGGTTAACGCATTCAGCCTCAGGTGCAAAATTCACTAATAACAAAGGTGTGGTGTTCTGGGATAAGGGAGACGTGGCTACCCTTTCCATAAATTCAGGTTTTTATCATTGTAATATAAGCACTGCAAAATAAACGCTGTAACTTTACGTTTTTGTTCTCAAATAACGAGAATGCTCTCTTCACAAAGCGCTTAGCTGCGTCGTTAGTTTTTTCACTCCAACGTATTTTTAAGTGCTCTTCATGAGATTTAATTTCAATTAAACATTTTTCATATGAAATTGACGCTAAACTCGAAAAATTAAGTAGATGAAACACCTTCACTAAACACCTAAACAGGATTCAAAATTCCTAAAACAAAGCAAACACTTACGTCAAAAAGTGGTGTTATTTTTACATTATGCGCCGCTCTTAAACGCCAAGCCGCCGTTGAAAAAATAGTTAGAACACTATACAATTTATTTTTATTGAACGGTCAATCAATATAAATACACCTTAACGTTACGGCGGTGATTAGCAAAAACCAAACGCACGCTCAATACACAACCGAACGAAATAAGCTGTATTTCATTCATGCGAATACGTTTTTAAAAGTTCGCGCCACGCGCGAAAACCGAATTAGTTTCAATACAATTCATCGTTTTGAAACTCAGGTCGCGTATTAGGCTATATAGTTATTATTAATTCGAAATTTTCGCTTATAAGCGAGCGTTTTTTTAGAGCAGGAGTTTATGCATGTCATTACCGACTTATCAGAATTTTATTCACGGCAAGCCGATGGCAAACAAAAGCAAAGAAACCTTTGCTGTAACCAACCCCGCGACCGGTGAGGTAATTTACCACGTAGAAGTGGCTGATGAGTTTATTCAACAAGAAGCAATCAAAAGCGCTAAAGAAGGGTTTTCAGTGTGGTCAGCAATGATGCCCATTGAAAGAACCCGCATTCTTAATAAGGCGGTTGCATTGCTTCGTGAGCGTAATGACGAACTCGCTAAGCTTGAAGTACTCGATACCGGTAAGCCTATTCAAGAAGCCGACTGTGTTGATATTGAAACTGGCGCTGATGTCATTGAGTACTATGCCGGCCTAGCTCCTACTCAACTAGGTACCCAGCAACCTGTGGGTGGCGATTTCTTCTACACGCGCAAAGAAGCGCTAGGTATCTGTGCCGGTATTGGCGCATGGAACTACCCTATTCAAATTGCGTGCTGGAAATCAGGCCCAGCCCTTGCTGCAGGTAATGCGTTTATATTTAAACCGTCAGAAGAAACCCCAATGGGCGCGCTTAAACTGGCTGAAATTTTCACCGAAGCTGGCGTACCTGATGGCGTATTTAATGTGGTTCAAGGCGCAGCACAAGTTGGTCAATGGCTTACTAACAGCCCTGACATTGAAAAAGTATCGTTTACTGGTGAAGTGGGTACCGGTAAAAAAGTAATGCAAAGCGCGGCTGCGTCGAACTTAAAAGACGTTACGATGGAGCTTGGCGGTAAGTCACCGCTTGTGGTATTCGAAGATGCCGATATTAGCCAAGCTATTAGCGCCGCTATGCTGGGCAATTTCTATACCCAAGGTGAAATCTGTACTAACTGCACCCGTGTTTACGTTCAACGTTCTGTGTATCAAGCCTTCATTGACGAGCTTAAAACCCGTACCGAAAACAATATTGTTATGGGCGACCCGCTCGACCCTGACGTAAACCTAGGCGCACTTATTTCTAAAAAGCACCAAGAGCTGGTACTTGGCTATATTGCCAAAGGAAAAGAAGAAGGCGCTACGCTGTTAACCGGTGGTCACGCTGCCTCTCCAGCTTCTGCTCCTAACGGTTATTTTGTTGAACCGACAATTTTCACAGACTGCACTGACGACATGACTATCGTTAAAGAAGAAATCTTCGGGCCAGTAATGAGCGTGTTGGTTTTCGACGATGAAGACGAAGTGATCGCACGGGCGAATAACACTGAGCTAGGCTTAGCAGCGGGTGTATTTAGTAAGGATATCCAGCGCGCGCACCGCGTTATCCACCAG
It contains:
- a CDS encoding DUF962 domain-containing protein codes for the protein MKNLEQHLSEYAKYHRDQKNIYTHYIGIPLIVFSVFCLTSKPAFYISTPVFGSLPVSAAMFVWIVGNAFYIKLDVKLGVVMTLVTGAMVYLAHPIAQLSTGEWLAVSLGIFIGGWVLQFIGHHFEGKKPAFVDDIMGLAIGPLFVLAELSFELGLRKALKEDIERRAGPIK
- a CDS encoding META domain-containing protein; the encoded protein is MTDKKYSWAMAGLVLLSLTACSSGSSLPSSNNQHVLTREVQTLSNSRWQVESLNQAGIIDFSHVTFDFNSDDNTTTVSGSTGCNHYTGALKIKEANKTLSEYRDVQSVSVEKVSLTKKMCAPALMKQEQSFVDALNATLSFAVIDDTWLVLYDSEENEVLRAVLTIPSSSRAGLSTPESGEKANKVETRIFEKQEVGYANEQKNTTTYSCETPSANTTDLQVINVSSNLLTLSLNNTHHIVRLTHSASGAKFTNNKGVVFWDKGDVATLSINSGFYHCNISTAK
- the betB gene encoding betaine-aldehyde dehydrogenase; translated protein: MSLPTYQNFIHGKPMANKSKETFAVTNPATGEVIYHVEVADEFIQQEAIKSAKEGFSVWSAMMPIERTRILNKAVALLRERNDELAKLEVLDTGKPIQEADCVDIETGADVIEYYAGLAPTQLGTQQPVGGDFFYTRKEALGICAGIGAWNYPIQIACWKSGPALAAGNAFIFKPSEETPMGALKLAEIFTEAGVPDGVFNVVQGAAQVGQWLTNSPDIEKVSFTGEVGTGKKVMQSAAASNLKDVTMELGGKSPLVVFEDADISQAISAAMLGNFYTQGEICTNCTRVYVQRSVYQAFIDELKTRTENNIVMGDPLDPDVNLGALISKKHQELVLGYIAKGKEEGATLLTGGHAASPASAPNGYFVEPTIFTDCTDDMTIVKEEIFGPVMSVLVFDDEDEVIARANNTELGLAAGVFSKDIQRAHRVIHQLQAGICWINAYGNSPAEMPVGGYKQSGIGRENGVETLNSYTQTKSVYVGMSQIESPF